A stretch of Aedes aegypti strain LVP_AGWG chromosome 2, AaegL5.0 Primary Assembly, whole genome shotgun sequence DNA encodes these proteins:
- the LOC5575753 gene encoding peroxisomal membrane protein PMP34: MAQSKPLKEVFSYLSWVHAVSGATGSVIAMSAFYPLDTVRSRLQLEEPERRKALSTWAILKQLVAEEGFATLYRGIVPVLQSLCISNFVYFYTFHSLKALRGSITGGSQSALADLLLGSLAGVVNVFSTTPCWVVNTRLKMKGLGHRVKDNTMHYDNLLDGLIHVGRTEGAKGLWAGAIPSLILVINPAIQFMVYESLKRRMVGDPKHASSAAFFAIGAIAKAIATVLTYPLQLIQTKLRHGNMDKSLDLPPDTDMVQMLLIILKKQGAAGLFRGLEAKLLQTVLTAALMFMTYEKIARFVTVLLVRGKK; this comes from the exons ATGGCTCAATCGAAACCGTTGAAGGAGGTGTTCAGTTACCTGTCCTGGGTGCATGCGGTGTCCGGCGCTACG GGCAGCGTGATTGCAATGTCGGCTTTCTACCCGCTGGACACGGTTCGATCGCGACTTCAAT TGGAAGAGCCAGAACGTCGCAAAGCACTCAGCACATGGGCCATCCTGAAGCAGCTCGTGGCTGAAGAGGGCTTCGCTACGCTCTACCGTGGCATCGTCCCCGTTCTGCAAAGCCTGTGCATCTCCAACTTTGTCTACTTCTACACATTCCACAGCCTGAAGGCCCTGCGCGGATCCATCACGGGTGGTAGCCAGTCGGCACTGGCCGATCTGCTCCTGGGATCGTTGGCGGGAGTTGTAAACGTCTTCTCAACGACACCGTGCTGGGTGGTCAACACCCGTCTCAAGATGAAGGGCCTGGGTCATCGAGTCAAGGACAACACCATGCATTACGACAATCTCCTCGATGGGCTGATCCACGTGGGTCGAACCGAGGGAGCCAAAGGACTCTGGGCCGGCGCAATACCCTCTCTCATCCTCGTCATCAACCCGGCCATCCAGTTTATGGTGTACGAATCGCTCAAACGGCGCATGGTTGGAGACCCGAAACACGCCTCGTCAGCTGCTTTCTTCGCGATCGGAGCCATAGCCAAAGCAATAGCCACGGTACTCACCTATCCGTTGCAGCTGATTCAAACCAAGCTACGACACGGCAACATGGACAAGAGTCTGGATCTCCCGCCGGATACAGACATGGTGCAGATGTTGCTGATCATCCTGAAGAAGCAAGGAGCCGCCGGGTTGTTCCGGGGGCTCGAAGCCAAGCTGCTCCAGACGGTGCTTACGGCGGCGCTGATGTTCATGACCTACGAAAAAATTGCTCGATTCGTCACGGTCCTGCTGGTCAGGGGCAAGAAGTGA